The sequence TTCAATCCGGATAACAGATGTTGCACGATATATTTTTATTTCGCGTCTTACATACTCTGCACATGAAATACTGACCACTAAAAAAACAAACAAGATAAGCCATTTGCGCCGCCAGAATATCCCGAAATATTCTTTGATTGTTTGTGTACTTGACTCATTAGCCTTATTATAACCGTAAGCCCCTGTATATCCGTATCCATAACCTCCATAACCTGAGTTCGTATGATAAGCCGGATTTGTCTCACGACTGGAAGTATTCTTTTTTGGATCATTGGGTATATCAGGCATGAGACAGGAAAGGTTTAGTTAATAGAAATAAACCCTAATAATTAAAAAAAGTTCTCGGGAACTTCTATTATATCACCGGGTAATATTTCAGGATCAGTGCTTTCACCCTTTTGGATTTTTATTAAATTATATTCAGTCATTTTACCACTTCTGGTAATCCGAATCCTTTTGATATTTGCTACTTTAGTAGGACCACCTCTGCTATATATCGCTTTGAGTAATGTAATTTTGCCGTCAGTTGGAATTTGATTCACCCCTACTCCACCAATTTGGCCTCTCATGATATATTCATTTTGTGAGGTTCCCTCTAAAGCCACTACCACTTGTGGGTTAACGAGATAATCCTTCTTTAGCTGCGAAGTTATTGATTCCCTCGATCTCTGTAATGTTAATCCTAATACTCTTACCTCATTTAGTAAGGGTAATAGAATCATGCCTTCGGAAGTTACGCGAATACCTCGGACACTCAACTCAGGTTCATTAATCACCGTCACCGAAATAATATCTCCACCGCGAATGACATAATTGTCATTAACAGCTATTCCAGATTGCACTATACTCTGCTCACCACCTGAATTTGCTGAAATAATATCCGTTGTTTCAGATGCATTAATGAGTGGGTTACCGGAATTATTTTGTTGTTGTTGTTTTGGAGGGGGAGGAGCATTACCAGCTGAATTTATACCGGGAGGAGCTTGACTAAAATTCCCTTGCTGAGCAAATAACAGATAATTGGAATTTAAGGTACAAGCTAAGATGTATACTACAGATAAAAATATTTTTTTGTGCATTATAATGGAATGCCATCAATAGTTACTGGTATTAGAATGATGCTCCAATACCAATGGTAACCTGATTTTGTGTAAAACTGAAATTTGAAACATTAGATTCATTGACATTGTACTGATAACCACCATAAATCCTCAACCACTCTTGAAGGAGATATGTTAAATTTACTCCTGCCGTGTAGTTATTGTCATTACGTGCTACATTTCCTATACCCACATAATTTACAGGATTTTGAAAATCAACATTATTCCAGTTAAAGAATGCACTCGCCGTTAACTTTTGTGTGATTTTTTGGGAGAGTGTTAAATTTGTGCCTGTATTATAATACATATTATTAACTTCAGTAATTGATTGGTTAATTGATCTGTAAACATTTAAACTAGCTGTTGTTTTTGTTGTAATCGCATAAGAAAAATTTGCACCACATGTAAATGAAAACGACTGACTCCCCCCCCCAATTGAATCCTTTGAATCGCCTATAAAAGCTGTTCCACTAGCTGTGCTCGTCAATTTTCCTGTATTAGCAGATATACCTGCGCCGATGGTGCCACCTCGACTATCATTACTAGGAGCAACACGACTTAAAGTACCACCTTGTTGTCCGGTTGTTACGTTAGCCGTCTCGAAAGTTTGATTCCCTTGGAATACATTATTAATTGCATTTACAGCATAACCAACATTAAAAAATCCTGAATAAGTGGTATTAAAGACCCTATTTATTCCTACACCCACATTGTATCCATTGATATCTTGGCCTTGGCTAACAGTATTATTAGACCAGTTTCCAAAAAGGTTGAATGTTGTTAATTCGTCGAACGAATATCCAAGACTCGCTCCAATAACATTCTGGGCATTATCCACCAAACCGAAACTAGTAAAGTTATTGAACTGATGATTGAAATATGTGCTTAATGTAAATTTTTCTGAAAGTCTCCAAATACTTGTAATTCCTGAATTAAGATTCCCACTGGGTATATACTCACCAACTAATGTATTTGCACCCGTTGAAAAATTATAATTCAGAAATGATGAAATAGTAAAACGGTTAAAAACCGATGCTTGTGTAAATGTCAGGTTATTTCCCCAGTTATCCTGGCTTTGTTGATCTACAAAATTTACTATTGAAGCCGTATAATCCATACTGAGTTTTAAGGCCTCAGTTTGTCCTACGCTGATTTGAACCCCTGGCTGTGTATTAAAACTCCAAGCACTCACACGATTTGTATTAGAAATGAAAATATTATCATTGTAGTTGGCCGTCTGGTCTATGTGGGGCCTAATACTTAATACGCCTACCTGTAATGGTTTTGCTTGTATAACTACTGAAGAGCAAATAAAACAAGTAATTATTCCTAAAATAGAAATATATAACTTAGACAGTAATTTGGTCGGTTTCATCGTTTTGTATAGTTTTTGTGTTTGTGACATTAGCAATCAAACCATATTTGAAATTTGAGACATTAATATTTAAACCATATCTGAAATTTGAGTCAATAACAATATCAGCATAAATTTCCATCAGTTTTTACGTAAATTCATTACGATTAAATTAGCTGTTAAATAATCCATCACCACTGTGTTGTATTAAATGTCACAGTCTCTCCCAAAATGAATTTTGTAGATGGGTCTCCTTCAGCTTTTATCTGGATTCTTTTCCCTCCAACCAGCAAGGAGAACTGGTTATATATAGCATAGTGGTCTACAAAAAAGGCAATTTCAATATCAGATTGTTTTTTTGCTGGCGCAAGGAGACGTCCCACTTGTCTTTTATCCTCTGGTTTATCAGCTTCTTTAAAATACGTGTACCCCCTGCCATCAATTAATTCCACAGAATTAGGATTTATACGAAAGTCTTCGTCGCTTAAATTATCGACCGAAAAACTCGCGGTAACATTAAATCTGGCCCCATTCTTGGTTACATTTACTTTTTCTAAGGTTGCATGTATTCCATTGTCCAAGTCAATTTTCTCCCCGTAGGCGGCGGTAGGTAATTTAAATGGTTCCGACGGGGAGGTTCTAGAGGGTTCTACCCCCGGCGCCGTCATAGGATAATCATCGTACTGGTTAAATGATTTATAGTATTGGAAGGCCCGGTATCCAAATACCACGAGGCATGCGGCAATAAACAAGAAAGCCAAACTTTTCGCAAATATTTTAATACGATAGCGACGTCTCCACTTTCGATGAACTTTTTTTCGGGGATCCATGTAGTCGTAATCGCTCATAATTACCTTTAAATATGACTGAAATAGGCTTATAATCAAACTTGTTTATATTGATAACTGAGAAAGAAATTGGCTATTATTTTCACTAAACCAGCGGATATCTTCAATTCCATAAAGCATCATTGCAATTCTTTCGACTCCCATTCCAAAGGCAAACCCCGTGTATATTTCAGGATCATAACCCACAGATTCAAATACGTGAGGATGAACCAATCCACATCCGGCAATTTCCAACCATTCTTTACCCC comes from Verrucomicrobiota bacterium and encodes:
- a CDS encoding polysaccharide biosynthesis/export family protein yields the protein MHKKIFLSVVYILACTLNSNYLLFAQQGNFSQAPPGINSAGNAPPPPKQQQQNNSGNPLINASETTDIISANSGGEQSIVQSGIAVNDNYVIRGGDIISVTVINEPELSVRGIRVTSEGMILLPLLNEVRVLGLTLQRSRESITSQLKKDYLVNPQVVVALEGTSQNEYIMRGQIGGVGVNQIPTDGKITLLKAIYSRGGPTKVANIKRIRITRSGKMTEYNLIKIQKGESTDPEILPGDIIEVPENFF
- a CDS encoding outer membrane beta-barrel protein, with translation MKPTKLLSKLYISILGIITCFICSSVVIQAKPLQVGVLSIRPHIDQTANYNDNIFISNTNRVSAWSFNTQPGVQISVGQTEALKLSMDYTASIVNFVDQQSQDNWGNNLTFTQASVFNRFTISSFLNYNFSTGANTLVGEYIPSGNLNSGITSIWRLSEKFTLSTYFNHQFNNFTSFGLVDNAQNVIGASLGYSFDELTTFNLFGNWSNNTVSQGQDINGYNVGVGINRVFNTTYSGFFNVGYAVNAINNVFQGNQTFETANVTTGQQGGTLSRVAPSNDSRGGTIGAGISANTGKLTSTASGTAFIGDSKDSIGGGSQSFSFTCGANFSYAITTKTTASLNVYRSINQSITEVNNMYYNTGTNLTLSQKITQKLTASAFFNWNNVDFQNPVNYVGIGNVARNDNNYTAGVNLTYLLQEWLRIYGGYQYNVNESNVSNFSFTQNQVTIGIGASF